From Dasypus novemcinctus isolate mDasNov1 chromosome 19, mDasNov1.1.hap2, whole genome shotgun sequence, a single genomic window includes:
- the LOC139436954 gene encoding olfactory receptor 13A1-like, producing MAYDRYVAICQPLHYHTLLSRTLCALMAGSVWAVSGVNASVHTSLMSQLNYCSQNQIPHFTCEMPTLLLLACDSTYLNNILVAIADVFFGVVNFLFTMASYAFIIASILRIHSTEGKRRAFSTCSSHLLVVSMFYSTLIYTYFLPGFGSSVENVNIVSILYTAVSPTVNPLIYTLRNKDVKVALRRAFYTFGK from the coding sequence ATGGCATATGATCGCTACGTGGCCATCTGTCAGCCCCTGCACTATCACACACTGTTGAGCAGGACCCTCTGTGCCCTGATGGCAGGCAGTGTGTGGGCTGTGAGTGGAGTCAATGCCTCTGTGCACACCAGCCTCATGTCACAGCTAAATTACTGCAGCCAGAATCAGATTCCTCACTTCACATGTGAAATGCCCACACTGCTACTGCTCGCCTGTGACTCTACATACCTGAACAACATCTTAGTGGCAATTGCAGATGTTTTCTTTGGAGTGGTCAACTTCCTGTTCACCATGGCATCCTATGCCTTCATCATTGCTAGTATCCTGCGCATCCACTCAACTGAAGGCAAGCGCCGGGCCTTCTCCACTTGCTCTTCACACCTCTTGGTGGTCAGCATGTTCTACTCCACCCTTATCTACACCTATTTCCTCCCTGGTTTTGGGTCCTCTGTGGAAAATGTCAATATTGTCTCCATCCTATACACAGCTGTCAGCCCCACCGTGAACCCACTCATCTACACTCTGCGGAACAAAGATGTAAAAGTGGCCCTCAGGAGAGCATTTTACACATTTGGGAAATGA